A genomic region of Streptomyces sp. NBC_00247 contains the following coding sequences:
- a CDS encoding TetR family transcriptional regulator has product MSTEQREPERRGRKARRTRDTLARAAFELVLDRGLRTVTVEEIAEAADVDRRTFSRYFRSKEDAVLDAVRGDGDRINEALRARPAHEPPLTAYRRAVLDWLDDTAAGPWHLRPRIFDLLVMAEEEPTLYAAYHHIRVDAQEESVGILADRLGVDRREDIRPAVTVAAGAGALLAAQAAWVRGGLPAALPELVVQAFDALSSDLLTPAPQGPAHRSTTERSTTP; this is encoded by the coding sequence ATGAGCACGGAGCAGAGGGAACCGGAGAGGCGGGGCCGCAAGGCACGCCGGACCCGGGACACGCTGGCCCGAGCCGCGTTCGAGCTCGTACTCGACCGGGGCCTGCGCACGGTGACGGTCGAGGAGATCGCGGAAGCGGCCGACGTCGACCGGCGCACCTTCAGCCGGTACTTCCGGAGCAAGGAGGACGCGGTCCTCGACGCCGTACGCGGCGACGGCGACCGCATCAACGAGGCCCTGCGCGCCAGGCCCGCCCACGAGCCCCCGCTCACCGCCTACCGGCGTGCCGTGCTCGACTGGCTCGACGACACCGCCGCCGGGCCCTGGCACCTGCGCCCCCGGATCTTCGACCTGCTGGTCATGGCCGAGGAGGAACCGACCCTCTACGCGGCGTACCACCACATCAGGGTGGACGCCCAGGAGGAATCCGTCGGCATCCTCGCCGACCGGCTCGGCGTGGACCGCCGCGAGGACATCCGTCCCGCGGTGACGGTCGCCGCGGGGGCCGGAGCCCTGCTCGCCGCGCAGGCCGCATGGGTCCGCGGAGGTCTCCCGGCGGCCCTGCCCGAACTCGTGGTCCAGGCGTTCGACGCCCTCTCCTCGGACCTTCTGACCCCGGCCCCACAAGGGCCGGCGCACCGCAGCACCACAGAAAGAAGCACCACGCCATGA
- a CDS encoding SDR family NAD(P)-dependent oxidoreductase: protein MSTDLTLSYATEFTGKVALVTGGASGIGLALSKRLAAGGAAVVVADYDEESARKAVAELTATGARAAAVRMDVTDPASVDAGVRFAVDTFGALHLAVNNAGIGGPAAPTGEYAVEDWNRVVATNLSGVFHSMRYEIPELLKTGGGAIVNISSILGTNGFAQSPAYVAAKHGVVGLTKTAALEYAAQNIRVNAVGPGFIDTPLLRNTDGPARDHLISLHPAGRLGTSEEVAELAAFLLSDRASFVHGSYHLVDGGYSAS, encoded by the coding sequence ATGAGCACTGACCTCACCCTTTCCTACGCGACCGAGTTCACCGGCAAAGTCGCCCTGGTCACCGGCGGTGCCTCCGGCATCGGCCTGGCGCTGTCGAAGCGCCTCGCGGCCGGCGGCGCGGCGGTCGTCGTCGCCGACTACGACGAGGAGAGCGCCCGCAAGGCCGTCGCGGAGCTGACCGCCACCGGCGCCCGCGCCGCCGCCGTCCGCATGGACGTCACCGACCCGGCTTCCGTCGACGCGGGCGTCCGGTTCGCCGTCGACACCTTCGGGGCCCTGCACCTCGCCGTGAACAACGCCGGCATCGGCGGCCCCGCCGCCCCGACCGGCGAGTACGCCGTCGAGGACTGGAACCGCGTCGTCGCCACCAACCTCAGCGGCGTCTTCCACTCGATGCGCTACGAGATCCCGGAGCTGCTCAAGACCGGCGGCGGTGCCATCGTCAACATCTCCTCCATCCTCGGCACCAACGGCTTCGCCCAGTCCCCGGCCTACGTCGCCGCCAAGCACGGCGTCGTCGGCCTGACCAAGACGGCGGCCCTGGAGTACGCGGCACAGAACATCCGCGTCAACGCCGTGGGCCCGGGCTTCATCGACACCCCGCTGCTGCGCAACACCGACGGCCCCGCGCGCGACCACCTGATCTCGCTCCACCCCGCGGGCCGTCTGGGCACGTCGGAGGAGGTCGCCGAGCTGGCCGCGTTCCTGCTCTCCGACCGCGCTTCCTTCGTCCACGGCAGCTACCACCTGGTCGACGGCGGCTACTCCGCCTCCTGA
- a CDS encoding NAD(P)-dependent alcohol dehydrogenase, with translation MKAVQYRTVGAAPEVVEIPKPVPGPGQVLLKVTAAGVCHSDIAVMSWSAEELTYPLPLTLGHEGVGTVVELGEGAQGVSVGDNVAVYGPWGCGTCVNCAEGRENYCLRAAELGIMPPGLGNPGAMAEYMIVDDTRHLVPIGDLDPVKTVSLTDAGLTPYHAIKRSLPKLLPGATAVVIGTGGLGHVAIQLLRAMTAVKVIALDVTEEKLELARKVGAHETVLSDENAAAKVRELTGGTGAKVVLDFVGVPPTVKTAGEVASVDSDVTIVGIGGGLLPVGFGVLPFATSVTAPYWGSRKELAEVIELAHAGAVDVHVETYSIDEAPLAYERLHDGKINGRAVILPNG, from the coding sequence ATGAAGGCAGTTCAGTACCGCACCGTCGGCGCGGCACCCGAGGTCGTAGAGATTCCGAAGCCCGTGCCCGGACCGGGACAGGTCCTGCTGAAGGTCACCGCGGCCGGTGTCTGCCACTCCGACATCGCCGTGATGAGCTGGTCCGCCGAAGAACTCACCTACCCGCTGCCGCTCACCCTGGGCCACGAGGGCGTGGGTACCGTCGTCGAGCTGGGCGAGGGCGCCCAGGGCGTCTCGGTCGGGGACAACGTCGCCGTCTACGGCCCCTGGGGCTGCGGCACCTGCGTGAACTGCGCCGAGGGCCGGGAGAACTACTGCCTGCGCGCGGCGGAGCTCGGCATCATGCCGCCCGGCCTCGGCAACCCCGGCGCCATGGCCGAGTACATGATCGTCGACGACACCCGCCACCTCGTCCCGATCGGCGATCTCGACCCGGTCAAGACGGTGTCCCTGACCGACGCCGGACTCACGCCCTACCACGCGATCAAGCGTTCGCTGCCGAAGCTGCTGCCCGGCGCCACCGCCGTCGTCATCGGCACCGGCGGCCTCGGGCACGTCGCCATCCAGCTGCTGCGCGCGATGACCGCGGTCAAGGTCATCGCCCTCGACGTCACCGAGGAGAAGCTGGAGCTGGCCCGCAAGGTCGGCGCCCACGAGACCGTGCTCTCCGACGAGAACGCAGCCGCCAAGGTGCGCGAGCTCACCGGCGGGACCGGTGCCAAGGTCGTGCTGGACTTCGTCGGCGTCCCCCCGACCGTGAAGACGGCCGGAGAGGTCGCCTCCGTGGACAGCGACGTCACCATCGTCGGCATCGGCGGCGGTCTCCTGCCCGTCGGCTTCGGCGTTCTGCCGTTCGCCACCTCGGTCACCGCGCCGTACTGGGGCTCCCGCAAGGAGCTCGCCGAGGTCATCGAGCTGGCGCACGCCGGCGCCGTCGACGTCCACGTCGAGACGTACTCCATCGACGAGGCACCGCTCGCCTACGAGCGTCTGCACGACGGCAAGATCAACGGCCGGGCGGTCATCCTGCCCAACGGCTGA
- a CDS encoding DUF6191 domain-containing protein, producing the protein MGFAALLTLPTLVVGLTVLAFVDQLMLRGSRAGVLPWRNGARRGQVSATGFEQLHATFSPGKQSELKERTSALLMRDDEEDGAPPHRSTVDLEGGRAVIRLPGSAPGRD; encoded by the coding sequence ATGGGATTCGCCGCGCTGCTCACGCTCCCCACCCTCGTGGTCGGTCTGACCGTGCTTGCCTTCGTCGACCAGCTGATGCTGCGCGGCTCCCGCGCTGGTGTCCTGCCCTGGCGGAACGGTGCCCGGCGGGGCCAGGTCTCCGCGACCGGGTTCGAGCAGCTGCACGCCACCTTCTCGCCCGGCAAGCAGAGCGAGCTGAAGGAACGCACCAGCGCCCTGCTGATGCGTGACGACGAGGAGGACGGCGCCCCGCCGCACCGCTCGACCGTTGACCTGGAGGGCGGCCGGGCCGTCATCCGCCTGCCGGGCTCGGCCCCGGGGCGCGACTGA
- a CDS encoding ISAzo13 family transposase — MRIPDETRDQLFAKFAVLFPHLDERQRRLLIGTEARLLGHGGIRAVARAAQVSETTVRNGVFELESGEEPLGRVRRPGGGRKRVADLDPGLRPALLALVEPEERGDPMSPLRWTVKSTRTLAAELARAGHRISADTVGDLLRQEGFSLQANAKKLEGSQHPDRDAQFRYLNEQARNYRDAGQPVISVDTKKKELVGVFKNSGRQWRPTGEPVPVSVHDFADPQLGKAVPYGIYDLTANTGWVNVGTDHDTAAFAVESIRRWWHGQGQAAYPRATRLLITADAGGSNGYRTRSWKLELAQLAAETGLTITVCHLPPGTSKWNKIEHRLFSHITMNWNGRPLTSHEVIVQSIAATTTRTGLRVRAELDTNTYPTGVRIKDAAMAALPLTRHAFQGAWNYALHPQPSPGIPAARAPKTPDPEWDQALLSDSALTGMTRQQLNDLTETLAPDGDTRRGRPPRLAFADQVLATVLHLRDALAAEPLAVLFGTSRTAMHRTLLKNRRLLEAHGITIPPATTPPTALAALQDRVQAQTSEDNKIKTTC, encoded by the coding sequence ATGCGCATCCCGGACGAGACCCGTGACCAACTCTTCGCAAAGTTCGCGGTGTTGTTCCCACATCTGGACGAGCGGCAGCGACGGCTGCTGATAGGAACCGAGGCCCGGCTGCTGGGGCATGGTGGCATCCGCGCTGTCGCCCGGGCGGCCCAGGTCAGCGAGACGACGGTCCGCAACGGCGTGTTCGAGCTGGAATCCGGAGAGGAGCCGTTGGGGCGGGTCCGGCGTCCCGGCGGAGGACGCAAACGGGTCGCCGATCTGGATCCGGGGCTGCGGCCGGCACTACTGGCGCTGGTCGAGCCCGAGGAGAGAGGCGACCCGATGTCGCCGCTGCGGTGGACGGTGAAATCGACCCGTACGCTCGCTGCGGAGCTGGCCCGGGCCGGGCACCGGATCAGCGCCGATACCGTGGGCGACCTGCTGCGGCAGGAAGGCTTCAGTCTTCAGGCCAACGCGAAGAAGCTCGAGGGCAGTCAGCATCCGGACCGGGACGCCCAGTTCCGCTACCTCAACGAGCAGGCCCGCAACTACCGGGACGCCGGCCAGCCGGTCATCAGCGTGGACACCAAGAAGAAGGAGCTCGTCGGCGTCTTCAAGAACAGCGGCCGCCAGTGGCGTCCTACCGGCGAGCCTGTCCCGGTCAGCGTCCACGACTTCGCCGACCCGCAGCTGGGCAAAGCCGTCCCCTACGGGATCTACGATCTGACCGCGAACACCGGCTGGGTCAACGTCGGCACCGATCACGACACCGCCGCGTTCGCAGTGGAATCGATCCGCCGCTGGTGGCACGGCCAGGGCCAGGCTGCCTACCCGCGGGCGACACGGCTGCTGATCACCGCCGACGCCGGCGGATCCAACGGCTACCGCACCCGGTCCTGGAAGCTCGAGCTGGCCCAACTCGCAGCTGAAACCGGGCTGACGATCACCGTGTGTCACCTACCACCAGGCACATCGAAGTGGAACAAGATCGAGCACCGGCTCTTCTCGCACATCACCATGAACTGGAACGGCCGCCCGCTGACCAGTCACGAAGTCATCGTGCAGTCGATCGCCGCGACCACCACCCGCACCGGACTGCGCGTGAGAGCCGAACTCGACACCAACACCTACCCGACCGGAGTCCGCATCAAAGACGCGGCAATGGCCGCCCTACCGCTGACCCGGCACGCGTTCCAGGGCGCCTGGAACTACGCACTGCACCCCCAACCATCACCGGGAATCCCGGCGGCCCGGGCCCCGAAGACGCCGGACCCGGAGTGGGACCAGGCCCTGCTCTCCGATTCAGCACTGACCGGGATGACCCGCCAGCAACTGAACGACCTCACCGAGACCCTGGCCCCGGACGGGGATACCCGGCGCGGTCGGCCGCCTCGGCTGGCCTTCGCCGACCAGGTCCTGGCCACCGTGCTCCACCTGCGGGACGCCCTGGCCGCAGAACCCCTCGCCGTGCTGTTCGGCACCAGCCGCACCGCGATGCACCGCACCCTCCTGAAGAACCGGCGACTGCTCGAGGCACACGGCATCACCATCCCACCGGCGACAACCCCACCCACGGCCCTCGCCGCCCTTCAGGACCGGGTCCAGGCACAGACCAGCGAGGACAACAAGATCAAGACGACGTGTTAA
- a CDS encoding ABC-F family ATP-binding cassette domain-containing protein → MSATHDRSQITLRDVTLAYGDRVVLAGVSLAVGGGEHVAVIGENGSGKSTLLRLMSGAEAPDAGEVVTRFPGGVGHLAQTLALAPHHTVQDAVDTALAELRALEHRMREAEARLSGPAPGAADLDAYGDLLTAYQDRGGYEADARTDAALHGLGLAHLTRDRPLATLSGGEQSRLALACVLAAAPESLLLDEPTNHLDVPAVRWLEDRLRAHRGTLVVVTHDRAFLEATTNVVLEVDRDRRAVTRHGDGWQGYRTAKAAARRRWVQEHQEWLTELARAEELVESAGRRLRSSGKDPAEGFGKHRRSHDAKLSGRVRAARTRRDALLATPVPPPPEPLRFRAGLSLATDDTGATGPAYATRSADGVEAMGGIEATGGIDAIGTPAPVLALESVSVGERLRLPALDVLPGQRLLVAGPNGAGKTTLLRVLAGDLAPDSGTVARRGRVGYLPQELPARLTRRSLLATYAAGRPGAPEEYAADLLALGLFRAEDLGVAVCDLSVGQQRRLALARLVTRPADVLVLDEPTNHIALDLVEELEAALAEYGGAVVVVSHDRAFRSRFTGDVLELRDGRPVGA, encoded by the coding sequence ATGTCCGCAACGCACGACCGCTCCCAGATCACTCTCCGGGACGTCACGCTGGCCTACGGCGACCGGGTCGTCCTGGCGGGCGTCTCCCTCGCCGTCGGGGGCGGCGAACACGTCGCCGTCATCGGTGAGAACGGCTCTGGCAAGTCGACCCTGCTCCGGCTCATGTCCGGCGCCGAGGCCCCGGACGCCGGAGAGGTCGTCACCCGGTTCCCCGGCGGGGTCGGCCACCTCGCCCAGACCCTCGCCCTGGCGCCGCACCACACCGTGCAGGACGCCGTCGACACCGCCCTCGCCGAACTCCGCGCCCTGGAACACCGGATGCGCGAAGCCGAGGCCAGGCTGTCCGGGCCCGCCCCGGGGGCGGCGGACCTTGACGCCTACGGCGACCTGCTGACGGCCTATCAGGACCGTGGCGGGTACGAGGCCGACGCCCGCACCGACGCGGCGCTGCACGGCCTCGGACTCGCACACCTGACCCGCGACCGCCCCCTGGCCACCCTCTCCGGCGGCGAACAGTCCCGGCTGGCCCTCGCCTGCGTGCTGGCCGCCGCACCGGAGTCGCTCCTGCTCGACGAGCCGACCAACCACCTCGACGTGCCCGCCGTGCGCTGGCTGGAGGACCGCCTGCGCGCCCACCGGGGCACCCTCGTGGTGGTCACCCACGACCGCGCGTTCCTGGAGGCCACCACCAACGTCGTCCTGGAAGTGGACCGCGATCGGCGCGCCGTCACCCGCCACGGCGACGGCTGGCAGGGCTACCGGACGGCGAAGGCCGCGGCGCGGCGCCGCTGGGTGCAGGAGCACCAGGAGTGGCTCACCGAACTCGCCCGCGCCGAAGAGCTGGTGGAATCCGCCGGCCGACGGCTGCGCTCCTCCGGGAAGGATCCGGCGGAGGGATTCGGCAAGCACCGCCGCTCGCACGACGCCAAACTCTCCGGCAGGGTCAGGGCCGCGCGGACGCGCCGGGACGCGCTGCTCGCCACCCCCGTGCCCCCGCCGCCGGAGCCCTTGCGCTTCAGGGCGGGTCTCTCCCTCGCCACCGACGACACGGGTGCCACCGGCCCCGCGTACGCCACCCGCTCTGCGGACGGCGTGGAGGCCATGGGCGGCATCGAGGCCACGGGCGGCATCGACGCCATCGGCACCCCGGCGCCCGTGCTCGCGCTGGAGTCCGTCTCGGTGGGGGAGCGACTGCGCCTGCCCGCGCTCGACGTGCTGCCCGGGCAGCGTCTCCTGGTCGCCGGCCCGAACGGGGCGGGCAAGACCACTCTGCTCAGGGTGCTCGCGGGTGACCTCGCCCCCGACTCCGGGACGGTCGCCCGACGTGGCCGCGTCGGATACCTCCCCCAGGAGCTGCCGGCCAGGCTGACCCGCCGCTCGCTCCTCGCCACCTACGCGGCCGGCCGGCCGGGCGCGCCCGAGGAGTACGCGGCGGACCTGCTCGCCCTCGGACTGTTCCGCGCCGAGGACCTCGGCGTCGCGGTGTGCGACCTCTCCGTCGGCCAGCAGCGCAGACTCGCCCTCGCCCGGCTGGTGACCCGACCCGCCGACGTACTCGTCCTGGACGAACCGACCAACCACATCGCCCTCGACCTGGTCGAGGAACTGGAGGCCGCGCTCGCCGAGTACGGGGGAGCGGTCGTCGTGGTCTCCCACGACCGGGCTTTCCGCAGCCGGTTCACCGGAGACGTGCTGGAACTGCGCGACGGACGTCCCGTCGGCGCCTGA
- a CDS encoding NUDIX domain-containing protein, whose product MSMSKRSAGVLLYRTGAGTDERGVEVLLGHMGGPFWAGREDAAWSIPKGEYEPGEAAETAARREFEEEVGLPVPDGFWVPLGQSRQASGKTVVIWAVEGEVDTAEAVYGTFAMEWPRGSGVVQEFPEIDRVAWCTPEQAASRLVTGQRVFVERLLAHLER is encoded by the coding sequence ATGTCGATGAGCAAGCGCAGTGCGGGGGTCCTTCTCTACCGGACCGGGGCCGGGACGGACGAGAGAGGTGTGGAGGTGCTGCTCGGGCACATGGGAGGCCCGTTCTGGGCCGGGCGGGAGGACGCCGCGTGGTCGATCCCCAAGGGGGAGTACGAGCCCGGCGAGGCGGCGGAGACGGCGGCCCGCCGGGAGTTCGAGGAGGAGGTCGGGCTGCCGGTACCGGACGGCTTCTGGGTGCCGCTGGGCCAGTCCCGCCAGGCGAGCGGCAAGACGGTGGTCATCTGGGCGGTGGAGGGCGAGGTGGACACGGCCGAGGCGGTGTACGGCACCTTCGCGATGGAGTGGCCGAGGGGCTCGGGGGTGGTCCAGGAGTTCCCCGAGATCGACCGGGTCGCCTGGTGCACCCCGGAGCAGGCGGCGTCCCGGCTGGTGACCGGCCAGCGGGTCTTCGTGGAACGGCTGCTGGCGCACCTGGAGCGGTAG